A region of the bacterium genome:
TCCTGTGCTGGCCTTTGCAGCGGTGATAGTCTTCAGCACTCAGGCAACCGGCGCGCTTTTCAACCGTCTGACACACTTCGAGAAGTGGGCGCGCATAGCGACGGGAATCGTGTTTATCCTCGTCGGCGTCTATATGACGATGAGGTATACGCTCCGCTGGATATCCTGACGGGCAAATATATGTAGAAAAGCCTGGGCAGAAGCTCAGGCTTTTTTATTGCAGGGGTTTTGCGCTTCTAAATCAAAATCCCTACCTTTCAGCTTGACCCGCAGCCTCCCGAAGCCATCACGCAGGCCCCCATCGCATGCTTTCCTCGCTTGACTGGACCATTATCATCGGATATAATCTCCTGAGCCTTGCGGTCGGCATTGCGATGACGCGCCGTGCGCACCGGTCCACCGAGGAGTATTTTCTGGCCGGCCGGGCGTTGCCATGGTGGATTGCGGGGACCTCGATGGTGGCCACAAGTTTCAGCTGCGACACTCCATTATATGTAACCAAACTGGTGCGCACAATCGGCATCTACGAGAACTGGCAGTGGTGGTGCTTCGGGATCGGCTCGCTGTTCTCGGCATTCTTTCTGGCTCCCTTGTGGAGGCGCGCCAAGGTTTTGACCGACGTGGAGTTGACAGAGCTGCGCTATGGGCACACCCCGATCACGCGCGGCCTCCGCGGGTTTCGCGCGCTCTGGCTCGCACTGCCGATTAATGTCATTGCTATGGGCTGGGTATTTCTGGCACTTGCGAAAATCATGAACGCGGCCATCGGCTGGGACAAGGTTGAGACGATTGCGCTGTTTGCAGGGCTGGCCTTTGTCTATACAATGCTCTCGGGACTCTGGGGCGTCGCACTAACCGATATGGTGCAGTATATCCTTGCGCAGATTGGCGCGATCGCCTTCGCGGTGTTTGCCGTGCGCGAGGTCGGCGGTCTTGCGGTCTTGCACACGACTCTGATTGAGCGCGGCGAAGCGGCCAAACTCGCACTGGTTCCCGACCCGGGCACCTCGGCGCTGGCGTCTGCGGATTTCTGGACGCCTGCGTTCCTGGGTTTTCTCGTGTATTCTGGTGTCACTTGGTGGGCCAACGTCAACAGCGACGGCGGCGGCAAAATCATTCAAAGACAAAACGCGTGCAAGAACGAGCAGCATGCGTTTCTCGCCACATTGTGGTATAGCCTCACAAATCTGGCCTTTCGCACGTGGCCGTGGGTGCTCGTCGCACTCTGCACTCTCATTGCCTATCCTGTGCTCGATGATCACGAAATGGCCTATCCCAAATTGATGATGGAGGTCATGCCCTCGGGCTGGCTGGGGCTGATGGTCGCGTCGCTGCTGGCCGCATTTATGAGCACGGTTTCGACGCAGTTGAATTGGGGTGCGAGCTATCTGGTGCATGACTTTTACCGGCACTTTGTGGTCAAGGGCCGCGATGATAAGCACTATTTGCGTGCGGGGAAATTCGCTACGGTGCTGGTGTTGATTGCCTCGGGACTTGCAGCTTACTTTACCACGAGCGTCACCGAGGCCTTCAAGTTTGTCATCGCTTTCGGCGCGGGAACCGGACCCGTGTATATACTGAGATGGTTCTGGTGGCGCATCAACGCATGGAGCGAAATCTCCGCGATGATTGCCTCGAGCGTGATTACGGTCGCGCTCTTCAGCGCGGGGCCGATCTATTTCGGGTTGAAGCTCTTGATCATTACCTTCGGCTCAATGGCGATTTGGCTTACGGCAACCTTCCTGACGAAACCCGCCCCGATGGGCCAACTGATAGAGTTTTATCGCCGCACGTCGCCGCCGGGCTTCTGGGGTCCTGTCGCGCAGCATTGCCGCGAGCACGGCTTGCTGCTGCCGAAAACCCTGTCATTGAAAACTCCCGCGCGCGGATTTGTGTGGGGCTTTCTGTTCGTTTTCGGAATGACACTTGGGCTGGGTTATCTTCTGATGCTCAACACTCTCGGGGCCGTAGTGTGGTTCGTGCTGATGATCGCAGGCTTCTGGGGGCTGAGGAAAGACGGGTATTTGAGAACATCATGACCGACCTCCTTGCTCCCACGCGCAAACAAGTTGCCGAATGGGCAAAACTTTCGCAGAAGAAGTTTCGCCGCGAATCGGGCCTGTTCCTGATTGAGGGCGAAGTTTGTGTGCGCGAAGCGCTCGCTGCGAAGGCGGTGGACTGTCTGATCGTGCTGACTGGAGAGGAGGAACGCTGGGAGGACATCTCGCGTGCGCATCCGAAGACTCTCTCGTATAAACTGAATACGGACGCGTTTCGCCGTGTTTCGCAGGTTGAAGCCGCGCAGGGGATAGCGGCCATCGGCAAGCAATTCAAACTGCGTCCACGCGCGAGCGGCGTCACTCTACTCTGTGAACAGGTCAGCGATCCGGGCAACTGCGGCGCGCTTCTGCGCGTGGCGGACTTCTTCGGCGTTTCGGAACTGATTCTCGGATCAGGGTCAGCAGATGTATGGAATGAGAAAGTCGTGCGCGGCTCGATGGGCTCGCTGTTTCATCAACCGGTTCGCGAAGTCGCGGATCTGGCCGGGTTCATCAGGAAATGGAAAGGCGACTCGCTCGCACTCGTCGCACACGGCGGAACCGAGATCAACGCGCCATATGAATACAAGTCCCCAAGACTGTTGGTGTTGGGCAATGAAACGCGCGGGCTGTCGCCGGAACTTGAGAAGCTTTGCACACACCGACTAACCCTGAAGCCTCGTGGACAGGCCGAGAGTTTGAATCTCGTCACAGCGGCAGCCGTGTTCTGTTATGCGCTGAGTTAGTTCCACAGTCATCACTATTACTCTACTCTCTTCGATGCTCTCCGTCTCTATTGGCCTACTCTGGAATGAACCCGAAATCGCTGGCACGCTGAACGGCAGCTTTTCGGCGCAATGTTTCACCGATTGCAATCGCTGGCTGGACTTGCCGGACGTGTCGGGGGAATTGCGAGCGCGTGAAGGGCGTTCGCAGCCACAGCCATTGCGGTGGGCAATCAGGTTGGGAGAGTGCTTCACGCAAACGGATGCGGAACGACTCCTCGCAAAAGTGGAAAGCGCGGAACTGAGTGCGCGTGGCGAGATACTCGAAGCGGGAATGCAGTGGGAGACACGACTTGGCATGCTCGACAATCGCGTCTGGTGGCCCGTCATCAGACTGGATTCGCGCGACGATACGCGGGATGTGATGACAGAATTGCGCGCGTTTCAGGCGATCGGCCTGACGCTCGTTCGATTGACGCGGCCGGAAATGAAGACGCGCGTTGCGCTGACGCTCGGTGACTTCTCGAGTGACTGCGTTCGCCTGAAGCTGACTCCGCGCAGCGCGTCTGCGACCTTCACCCTCAATCATGTGCCGATCGGACGGGGCTTTCATTGGGAACGCCGCGAACCGCTGACCTATCGAGGTGAGTTGGAACTCTTCGCAACGCCGGACGGCGGACTTAGCGCCGCGAATCGCCTGCCGCTCGAGCAATATGTCGAAACGGCTGTTGGCAGCGAGATGCGTCATGATTTGCCGGCGGCATTTTCACAGGCGCAAGCCGTAGCCGCGCGTTCGACGGTGCTTGCGACCGCAAACCGTCATCACTACAGCGACGGTTTTGATTTATGTCACGATGATCATTGTCAATGTTATCAGGGGACGATCCGCGAAGCGAACGCAGTCATCGAGCCGATTCGTGCAACCAGCGGCGCGGTGCTCATCTATTCCAATCGAGTTGCCGACGCGCGCTATGCAAAATCGTGCGGCGGCGTGAGTGACTATTACAGTGAAGTATGGGGTGAAGCCGAACCGGGCTATTTTGCTGTTCGGCCCTGCGGAGAATTTCCGTTGCCGGACTTGAGCGATGAGACAAACGTGGAAGAGTTCTTGTTCGCGCCGCCGCACGCCTATTGCAATCCGGATGACTATCCCTATCCGCATCCATGGAATGAAGATAAGTTGTTTCGTTGGACGCGTGAATATAGTAAGCCTGCGCTCGGTGAGCTTTTCGCACGGAAAACAGGTATTTCTGTTGGCGCAATTCGAACGCTTCACGTGGAACATCGCAGCCCGTCCGGACGTATCACCATCCTTGAAGTGCACGGAGATGCGGGCCATGCAACGCTTTACGGAGAATTGGAAATTCGTCGCGCGCTTTCCGACTCGCATTTGCCGTCCTCCTGCTTCGTTGCGAAAGTTTCCGAAGAAACAATTACATTGCACGGCGGAGGCTGGGGACACGGCGTCGGATTATGCCAGTTAGGCGCGGTGGCCATGGCTAAAGCCGGTTGGACTGTCGAGAAGATTCTTGCCCATTACTACCCAAACACGCAACTTCAGAAGATTTAGTCCGAACACATGAATACCGCACTCGTCATAGCCTTTGTCGGTGCGCTGGTGTTTCTGGCGCATCTGTTTGTAGGGCTGTTCCGTCGCACTCGTGTGCCGGATGTGCTCTTGTTGACGGTAATCGGGCTGGTCATCGGGCCGTGGCTGAAGATCGTTTCAGTGGATGACTTTGGGAATGTCGGTCCGGTCTTCACGGTTGTTGCGCTGATCGTGATGCTGTTTGAAGGCGGCATCGGGATGCATCTGCACGACTTGCGGCGCTCGCTGCGTGGAGCAACGAACCTCACGTTTGCGGCCTTTCTGACCAGCATGACCGTTGCCTCGCTGTGCGGAATCTTCTGGATGAAACTCGGGATTCTGGAAGGAATCATGTTTGGATCCATCGTGGCGGGAACGGCGTCCGCGGTGGTGATTCCGCTGGCACGCAGTTTGGACCTGCATCAGGAGACGCGAGCGATGCTCGTGCTCGAGTCAGCTTTGACGGACGTGCTCTGCATCGTTGTGATGCTTGGAATTCTGAAGGCTTACAGCACAGGCGCGGTGAATCCGGTGGAGATTATCCTGCGCATCGCTTTGGGTTTCGGGCCGTCAATCATCTTCGGCGTCATCGCGGGAGTCGTCTGGTCCTATCTGCTGAGCTGGACACGGGAGATTCACAACTCGATATTCATGACACCCGCCTTCGTGTTTGTGGTATACGGCTTAGCGGAACTCGCTCAAATGTCCGGCGCGATTTCCGCGCTGGCGTTTGGTGTGACGCTTGGGAACATCGAAGGGCTCAAGCTTGGGTGGCTCACAAAGCGGCTGCCCTCAGAGCCGATTGCGCTGACCGAGAAGGAGAAGAGTTTCTTCAGCGATGTCGTTTTCTTGGTCAAGACCTTCTTCTTTGTATACATTGGCTTGGCGATACGATTTGATAATTTCGAACACACCTTGATCGGGGCTGGCCTCACCGTATTGATCTTTGTTGTCCGTCTGCCTGTGGTTCGGATAGTAGCGCCGAAAACGATGGTTCCGCATGACGCGGCCTTAGTGAGCACAATGGCACCACGCGGGCTGGCCGCCGCTGCGCTTGCTTCCATTCCGCTGCAGGCGGGAGTCCCCGGCGGTGAAATGATTCAGAATGTGGTGTATTCGCTCGTGCTGAGCAGCATTTTGCTGAACGCGGTGATGGTGCTGCTCGTCGAACGCACCCCCTTCGGGAAAGTTCTTGATTGGATCTTTACGACGCGGGCAAACAAATCGGTAGGAAACACTCAGCCCGGTCCATAATTCAGCGGCCGACACGCTGTTTCACATGATAGACACACACTGCCATCTCTATTACGAACATTTCGCCGACGATCTTGATGATGTGCTGGCGCGCGCACGCGCCGCAGGCGTGTCTCGCGCCATCACCATCGCTGTCGATCGCGAAACAGGCGAACAGTGCCTCGACATTGTGAATCGTTTTCCCGGACAGGTCTACTGCGCGATTGGAGTTCATCCAAGCGAAACGGACCGGATCTTCGAACCGGATCTCGATTGGATTGAGGCAGCGGTCGGAGATCCTGCAGTGGTTGCGGTCGGTGAAATCGGACTTGACATCTATCGCGGTGAGACAAATTTACGAGAGCAGGAGTTGCTTTTCGAACGCATGCTCGATCTGGCGAAGCGCGTGAGCCTGCCGGTAGTGATTCATCACCGCTCTGCGGGCACCCGCACCATTGAGATGGTCGAGGCAGCAGGTATGGAGCGTGGCGTTTTCCATTGTTTTTCTGAAGATTACACATATGCGCGACGTGTGCTTGATCAGGGACTTCTGATTTCGTTTACAGGAAATATTACCTACAAGAACTCCGCGCTGCCGGAGCTTGCGAGACGCCTTCCACTCGATAAACTACTGCTGGAAACGGATGCTCCGTTCATGGCTCCTGTTCCTTTTAGAGGGAAACGGGCTGAACCTGCGCACGTGCGAGAAATAGCCATAAAACTGTCAGAAATACATGGGGTTACACTGGAAACAGTCATTCGACAGACTACACAGACCGCAGAAGAGCTGTTTTTCCGGGATCCGAGAGTCAGAATTGGGACATAGAGGCCCCACTTGGAGGCATCGAGCGTTGCAGACCCGCAACCTGCGGTGAAGCACATGAAAAACTCCACCGAGTCAGTCAAACAGGCATTTTTAGTTAATAATATTACTA
Encoded here:
- a CDS encoding Na+:solute symporter; translation: MLSSLDWTIIIGYNLLSLAVGIAMTRRAHRSTEEYFLAGRALPWWIAGTSMVATSFSCDTPLYVTKLVRTIGIYENWQWWCFGIGSLFSAFFLAPLWRRAKVLTDVELTELRYGHTPITRGLRGFRALWLALPINVIAMGWVFLALAKIMNAAIGWDKVETIALFAGLAFVYTMLSGLWGVALTDMVQYILAQIGAIAFAVFAVREVGGLAVLHTTLIERGEAAKLALVPDPGTSALASADFWTPAFLGFLVYSGVTWWANVNSDGGGKIIQRQNACKNEQHAFLATLWYSLTNLAFRTWPWVLVALCTLIAYPVLDDHEMAYPKLMMEVMPSGWLGLMVASLLAAFMSTVSTQLNWGASYLVHDFYRHFVVKGRDDKHYLRAGKFATVLVLIASGLAAYFTTSVTEAFKFVIAFGAGTGPVYILRWFWWRINAWSEISAMIASSVITVALFSAGPIYFGLKLLIITFGSMAIWLTATFLTKPAPMGQLIEFYRRTSPPGFWGPVAQHCREHGLLLPKTLSLKTPARGFVWGFLFVFGMTLGLGYLLMLNTLGAVVWFVLMIAGFWGLRKDGYLRTS
- a CDS encoding RNA methyltransferase; amino-acid sequence: MTDLLAPTRKQVAEWAKLSQKKFRRESGLFLIEGEVCVREALAAKAVDCLIVLTGEEERWEDISRAHPKTLSYKLNTDAFRRVSQVEAAQGIAAIGKQFKLRPRASGVTLLCEQVSDPGNCGALLRVADFFGVSELILGSGSADVWNEKVVRGSMGSLFHQPVREVADLAGFIRKWKGDSLALVAHGGTEINAPYEYKSPRLLVLGNETRGLSPELEKLCTHRLTLKPRGQAESLNLVTAAAVFCYALS
- a CDS encoding SpoIID/LytB domain-containing protein, producing the protein MLSVSIGLLWNEPEIAGTLNGSFSAQCFTDCNRWLDLPDVSGELRAREGRSQPQPLRWAIRLGECFTQTDAERLLAKVESAELSARGEILEAGMQWETRLGMLDNRVWWPVIRLDSRDDTRDVMTELRAFQAIGLTLVRLTRPEMKTRVALTLGDFSSDCVRLKLTPRSASATFTLNHVPIGRGFHWERREPLTYRGELELFATPDGGLSAANRLPLEQYVETAVGSEMRHDLPAAFSQAQAVAARSTVLATANRHHYSDGFDLCHDDHCQCYQGTIREANAVIEPIRATSGAVLIYSNRVADARYAKSCGGVSDYYSEVWGEAEPGYFAVRPCGEFPLPDLSDETNVEEFLFAPPHAYCNPDDYPYPHPWNEDKLFRWTREYSKPALGELFARKTGISVGAIRTLHVEHRSPSGRITILEVHGDAGHATLYGELEIRRALSDSHLPSSCFVAKVSEETITLHGGGWGHGVGLCQLGAVAMAKAGWTVEKILAHYYPNTQLQKI
- a CDS encoding cation:proton antiporter, with product MNTALVIAFVGALVFLAHLFVGLFRRTRVPDVLLLTVIGLVIGPWLKIVSVDDFGNVGPVFTVVALIVMLFEGGIGMHLHDLRRSLRGATNLTFAAFLTSMTVASLCGIFWMKLGILEGIMFGSIVAGTASAVVIPLARSLDLHQETRAMLVLESALTDVLCIVVMLGILKAYSTGAVNPVEIILRIALGFGPSIIFGVIAGVVWSYLLSWTREIHNSIFMTPAFVFVVYGLAELAQMSGAISALAFGVTLGNIEGLKLGWLTKRLPSEPIALTEKEKSFFSDVVFLVKTFFFVYIGLAIRFDNFEHTLIGAGLTVLIFVVRLPVVRIVAPKTMVPHDAALVSTMAPRGLAAAALASIPLQAGVPGGEMIQNVVYSLVLSSILLNAVMVLLVERTPFGKVLDWIFTTRANKSVGNTQPGP
- a CDS encoding TatD family hydrolase, whose translation is MIDTHCHLYYEHFADDLDDVLARARAAGVSRAITIAVDRETGEQCLDIVNRFPGQVYCAIGVHPSETDRIFEPDLDWIEAAVGDPAVVAVGEIGLDIYRGETNLREQELLFERMLDLAKRVSLPVVIHHRSAGTRTIEMVEAAGMERGVFHCFSEDYTYARRVLDQGLLISFTGNITYKNSALPELARRLPLDKLLLETDAPFMAPVPFRGKRAEPAHVREIAIKLSEIHGVTLETVIRQTTQTAEELFFRDPRVRIGT